ATTATACATAATAAGCTCTCCTCTCTAATTTAATTTAATCTTATATTAACATCAAATTCATTCCCTTTCAAATATTCTGAAACATGAAGTTTCCTTTTTCCTGGAAACTGTAAAACTTCAATAACTATACAACTGTCTGAACAATTTACAAATATTCCTTCATCTGAAACCTTCACAACAACTCCATTATCTGCATCCGAAAATTTTTCAATTTTTTTAGCCTTATGAATTTTTACATTTTTACCTTTATATATTGTATATGCAGAAGGCCAGGGTTTTAAACCTCTTATCAAATTGATAATTTTTTCACCATTATCATTCCAATCAATTTTACCAATTTTTTTAGATAACATAGGTGCATAGGTTGCTAAACTGTCATCTTGTGGTATCTTTACTATTTTATCATTTTTTAAATCTTCTAAAGTTTCTATAATAAGTTGCCCACCTAATACAGAAAGCTTATCGTGGATAGTTTGAGAATCATCACATTCTTCAATAGGTATAGCTCTAGCTTTTAATATATCTCCTGTATCCAAACCTTCATCCATTTCCATTATCGTAACCCCTGTCTCCTTTTCGCCTTTAATAATAGCCCAATTAATAGGTGCTGCCCCTCTATATTTAGGAAGAAGAGATGCATGAACATTTATACATCCATATTTAGGAATATCTAATATATCTTTCTTCAATATTTGTCCATATGCAGTAACTACAATACAATCTGGGTTTAATGCTTTTATTTTATTAATTGATTCATCAGAATTAATATGTTCTGGTTGATAAATATCTAAATTTAATTCTAAAGCTTTTTCTTTAACAGGTGTAGGCAATAGCTTTTTGCCTCTTCCTTTTGGTCTATCTTTTTGCGTTACCACTAATAAAATATTATGCCCTTCATTATACAAGGATTCCAAAGTAGGAACTGCAAATTCTGGTGAACCCATAAATACTATATCCAATATATCACCTCCTATTCCTCATTTTCAGCTACAACTTCCTCTATCATCTTATCAATAAATAATATCCCATCAAGATGGTCAATTTCATGACAAAGAACTTTTGCTAACAACCCAATCCCTTCAATTATATTTTCTTCCCCTGATATATCTAAATATTTTACTTTAACTTTTTCAGGTCTTTTTACTTTTCCAACTTTATTTGGAACACTTAAACATCCTTCAACATCTATATCTTCGCCTTCTTCATATATTATCTCAGGATTTATTAATTTTAAAGGCCCATCCCCTATATCTATTACAATAGCTCTTCTTAAAACTCCTACTTGAGGCGCAGCTAATCCAACTCCTTCCTCTTTATACATAGTATCTAACATATCTTCTAATAATATTTTTATTCTATCATCTATTTTAGTTATTTTTCGTGATACCTTTCTTAATAGTGGATCACCATAATATCTAATTTGTCTTATTGCCATATATATACCTCCTACATAATAGAATTAGGGTTAATGTCTATATTAAATTTAATTCCTTGATAATCCAATTTATATTTATTTAGTATGCATACCCATTCTACAATTCTTTTTAAATCTTCCAATTCATCATCTTTAC
This portion of the Keratinibaculum paraultunense genome encodes:
- the def gene encoding peptide deformylase, with the protein product MAIRQIRYYGDPLLRKVSRKITKIDDRIKILLEDMLDTMYKEEGVGLAAPQVGVLRRAIVIDIGDGPLKLINPEIIYEEGEDIDVEGCLSVPNKVGKVKRPEKVKVKYLDISGEENIIEGIGLLAKVLCHEIDHLDGILFIDKMIEEVVAENEE
- the fmt gene encoding methionyl-tRNA formyltransferase codes for the protein MDIVFMGSPEFAVPTLESLYNEGHNILLVVTQKDRPKGRGKKLLPTPVKEKALELNLDIYQPEHINSDESINKIKALNPDCIVVTAYGQILKKDILDIPKYGCINVHASLLPKYRGAAPINWAIIKGEKETGVTIMEMDEGLDTGDILKARAIPIEECDDSQTIHDKLSVLGGQLIIETLEDLKNDKIVKIPQDDSLATYAPMLSKKIGKIDWNDNGEKIINLIRGLKPWPSAYTIYKGKNVKIHKAKKIEKFSDADNGVVVKVSDEGIFVNCSDSCIVIEVLQFPGKRKLHVSEYLKGNEFDVNIRLN